ATGGATAGGGATACCCAATCGTCTTTTTTTATCATCTTTCCTATAAACAAAAGTTGTCCCACATGGGAGGCGTAGTGGGCCAATTGCCTATTTATGGCCTGAGGGATGGAATGCTTTTGATTTCTTATTTGTATTGAAGCATCAAAGTTTTCGGGGGTAATGCTATTGAGTGCATCAAACAAACATTGCCAACCTTCTTCCCACAAATCCAGCAGTTCTTTTTTTGATTGTGGAGGATGCTCAAATTCGCTATCCCTGTCACGCCAAGCCTTTTCCCCATCTTCCATTAAAAAGTTGGCCCATCGGCTGAGCATATTTCCAGCAAGGTGGTTTACAATGACCGCAATGCTGTTATCATTTTCATTGGCGCTCCAAAATAGGTCTTCTTCGGAAAGCTGTTCAAATGTTTTGTCCCCATATTGTTTATAGCGGTGAAACTCAAATTTTGCACTTTCCAAAT
The sequence above is a segment of the Muricauda sp. SCSIO 64092 genome. Coding sequences within it:
- a CDS encoding DUF1572 family protein, whose protein sequence is MGFPTTYLESAKFEFHRYKQYGDKTFEQLSEEDLFWSANENDNSIAVIVNHLAGNMLSRWANFLMEDGEKAWRDRDSEFEHPPQSKKELLDLWEEGWQCLFDALNSITPENFDASIQIRNQKHSIPQAINRQLAHYASHVGQLLFIGKMIKKDDWVSLSIPKGQSKIYNKKMFGENS